The following DNA comes from Nocardia sp. XZ_19_385.
GGGGAGGTGTCCCTGGATGAACTTGGCTGGTGGGACGCCCATGAGGGTTCGGAAGTCGGCGGTCATGTGGGATTGGTCGTAGTAACCCGAATTCGCGGCGATTTGAGCCCAAGGGGTGTTACCGGCGTGGGCGAGCACGGTGCGGACTCGGCCGATGCGGGCGAAGTGTTTGGGGGAGACACCGACGCCCGCGGTGAAGAGGTTGCGGAGTTGGCGTTCGCTGACGGACAGGTCGGTGGCGAGCGTGTGCACCGGAGTTGTCGCGGCGGAGAGGGTTTCGACCGCGGCGTGGAGCAGTCGGCGGTGGGTGAGGTCGGTGGGGTTGTCGGAGAGACGCTTCGGGAGGGCAGTTTCCAGGAAAGGGAACACGTCTTCCGGCGCGAGCTCGGAAAGCTCGGTGACGAGATCGGCGGCGACACCGGGTAGATCGGCGAGACGGAACACCCGATCGGCCAGATCGACGGCGGGAACGCCGAGGAGTTGGCGGGTAGCGCCCGGTGCGAGGCGTAGGCGCATGCAACCAGCGGGTTTGTCGCTCACCGAGTAGGTGGCCCGGGTCTGCGGGCCGAGCACAAGCGCGTTGCGGCGGCCGGACTGTTCGGTGCGCAACACGATAGTCGTCGCGGTATGCGGGATATGAGTGAACGGTGCGGACACGTCGGTCACCGTGGGAATGTGGCCGAGCTCGGTGATCCACGGCCGCAACGACTCCGGAGCCCGCACGGTCGACTCGACGAGATCCGCGGTCAGCACATTCAGGCGCGCCATCCCTGCGCCGAGTTCCGCGGGTCGCGCCTCGCTCGTATCGTCCGTGACCGATGGTCTCGCGGATCGCAGCGCCGCGGTCACGTTGCCGTCGCCGGTGTTGGGCCGGTCTCCGGCGCGAGAAGTTGCAGCGTGCTCACCGGACCCACTGTAGAGAACCTCCGCCGTGCTGACCGTGCCGAATTCTCCTATAGGCGAAGGGGTGTGTGGCGGCAGGCTCGGATCCATGATTCTGGTTACCGGTGCTACGGGCACTATCGGCAGTGAGATCGTTCGGCAGTTGGCGGGACGTGAGGTGAAAGTGCGTGCAGTGACGCGTGATCCGGCGCAGGCGCAGGTTCCGGACGGTGTCGAGGTGGTGCGCGGTGATTACACCGACGGTGCGTCGATGGCTGCCGCGATGGCGGGAGCCGAAGCGGTGTTCCTGGTCAGTGTGCTCGGTCCTGATGATGCCGACACCGATCGGGCGCTGGTCGACACCGCGCGGGCCGCGGGGGTGCGCCGGATTGTGAAACTGTCCGCGATCGGCACCGGGGAGCCGGGCCTGGGCGACTTCAGCACCTGGCATCTGCCGGGCGAGAACGCCGTTCGGGACAGCGGTTTGGAATGGACCATCCTGCGCCCCAGCTCATTTGCCACCAACACCCTGAGCTGGGCCGACGCCGTCCGCTCCGGTCAGCCGGTCCCCAACCTCACCGGCACCGGGACCCAGGGCGTCATCGATCCGCGCGACATCGCCGCCGTCGCGGTGGAAGCGCTTGTCTCATCGGCGCATTCGGGCCGCCTCTACACCCTCACCGGCCCCGAACTGCTCAGCGGACCGGACCAGGCCGCCATCCTCGCCGACGGCCTCGGCCGCCCGGTCGACGTCGCGGACATCCCGCATTCCGTTGCTGCCGAACACATGCGGGCCGCGGGCATGTCGCCGCAGTATGTCGAGGGCGCGCTCGCGGGCCAGGAGTATGTCCGCGGCGGCGGCAATGCCGTGCTCACCGACGACGTCCAGTCCGTTCTCGGCCGCCCACCCCACACCTACGCCGACTGGGTCGCGGCGAACGCCGCCGCCTTCACTCCCGAACGGGGGTGATCGGAGGCTATGCAGATCGTGCAGATCTCTGTGAATCCGGTTGATTCGAGCACTTTCCGGCGAATTCTGCACGGTTTGCATACCGGAGTCGGCCCGCTGCACACCGCCACCTTCGCTGAACCGCCCAGTGCGGTGGGATCCGGCGTGTGGTCGCCATGCGCACCGATACGCTGGCCTGATGATCAAGGTGGTGGTGTTCGACGTCGGCGAGACACTGATCGACGAGACGCGGATCTGGTGCCGGTGGGCCGACCGGCTCGGTGTGCCGCGGTTCGCGTTGCTCGGTGTGATCGGCGGGATGGCGGCGACGGGCCGGCCGCTCACCGATGCCTTCGAATTGGTGTCGCCGGGGATCGACGTGGCGGCGGAGCAAATCGCTTGGGCCGCAGACGAACCCGACAGCCTGCGGGTCAACTTCGATGCCGAGGACCTGTATCCGGATGTGCGTCGCGCGCTGGGTGAGCTGCGGAGCCGCGGGCTGCAGGTGATCGTCGCGGGAAACCAGCCACCGCAGGCGAAGTCGGCCCTGGAGCGGATGGATCTGCCGGTGGACGGCATCTACACCTCCGACGAATGGGATCTGCACAAGCCGGACCCGAAGTTCTTCCTGAAGGTCGCCGAAGTGGCGGGCGCCCGTCCCACGCAGATCTGCTACGTCGGCGACCGCATCGACAACGACGTCCTCCCCGCGCACGCCGCGGGCATGAAGCCGGTCCTGATCCGCCGCGGCCCCTGGGGCTACTTGCACGCCGAACTGCCCCAAGCCACCCGCTACGGAACAGTTATCGACAACCTCGATGCTCTCCCGGACCTGCTCGCCCCCTCGACGCCGTGACCGAACCACCGGGCACCCGCGGCACCCGCGACGGCGCCGCCCAGATCCGGAGGTCTGCGTCACAGCTGTGACCAGCGGATTTCAATATTCGGCACCGAGCGGCTAAAGTTCTCGTTCGCACGATGGTGCCGGTTTTCCGGTACCGGAGGGCATGCGGATGTGGCGCAGTGGTAGCGCATCACCTTGCCAAGGTGAGGGTCGCGAGTTCGAATCTCGTCATCCGC
Coding sequences within:
- a CDS encoding AraC family transcriptional regulator, with amino-acid sequence MARLNVLTADLVESTVRAPESLRPWITELGHIPTVTDVSAPFTHIPHTATTIVLRTEQSGRRNALVLGPQTRATYSVSDKPAGCMRLRLAPGATRQLLGVPAVDLADRVFRLADLPGVAADLVTELSELAPEDVFPFLETALPKRLSDNPTDLTHRRLLHAAVETLSAATTPVHTLATDLSVSERQLRNLFTAGVGVSPKHFARIGRVRTVLAHAGNTPWAQIAANSGYYDQSHMTADFRTLMGVPPAKFIQGHLPAPTPCKAPA
- a CDS encoding NAD(P)H-binding protein — encoded protein: MILVTGATGTIGSEIVRQLAGREVKVRAVTRDPAQAQVPDGVEVVRGDYTDGASMAAAMAGAEAVFLVSVLGPDDADTDRALVDTARAAGVRRIVKLSAIGTGEPGLGDFSTWHLPGENAVRDSGLEWTILRPSSFATNTLSWADAVRSGQPVPNLTGTGTQGVIDPRDIAAVAVEALVSSAHSGRLYTLTGPELLSGPDQAAILADGLGRPVDVADIPHSVAAEHMRAAGMSPQYVEGALAGQEYVRGGGNAVLTDDVQSVLGRPPHTYADWVAANAAAFTPERG
- a CDS encoding HAD family hydrolase; this encodes MIKVVVFDVGETLIDETRIWCRWADRLGVPRFALLGVIGGMAATGRPLTDAFELVSPGIDVAAEQIAWAADEPDSLRVNFDAEDLYPDVRRALGELRSRGLQVIVAGNQPPQAKSALERMDLPVDGIYTSDEWDLHKPDPKFFLKVAEVAGARPTQICYVGDRIDNDVLPAHAAGMKPVLIRRGPWGYLHAELPQATRYGTVIDNLDALPDLLAPSTP